CCGGCTTTCCCTCCAGGAGTTGATTCAGGAGAAGAAGGGTCTTGATGACGATATCCTCAAGAAACTGGCAAAAGTCTATGAATCCACGCCGCCCGAACAGGCGGGTCCCATGCTCTCCCGTCTCGATGTCAGGCTGGCCGCACAGATTCTGATCCGCATGGACGGCCGCAAGGCGGGCAAGATCTGGGGGTTTGTAAGCCCGGAAAGGGCATCACAGATCAGCTCCGAGATTACCCACCTCAAATGACCGGAAAAGGGGCCCAAGACCTGCTCTTTCGTCTCTCTTCGGGAGAGGAAATAATTGCCCGCCGCGGCAGAATCGCCCTGAAAGACCTTCCATCTATCTGTATAATACGTTGATATTACGGCCAATTTTGAAACAAGATCCTGGCATGGTGATTGCTCAATCGCCGGGAAAGCGGTAATCAGCCATGAATGGGACCATAACCACTCTGAATCTTCTCTCCCGTCACGGAGCCCGTGCCGCGGATCCTTCTCGGTCCTCCCCTCCCGGCCAGGGCAGGGGAGAGGACTCATCCTTTATCGGAGCCCTTCTTGGTGCCATCTCTCTGGCAGGACTCTCGACAGGCGAAGCGGTGTGTTCAGGAGGGTCCGAAGGTCCTATCGACTCCTGCTTGCCGGGAGGGATGGGACTGGAGGGAGGGGAGGGTCCATTGGGATCGCTCCGGTGCCTGAGGGCCGTGGCCGAGGTATTACCCGCAACCATCCGGGGAAACCCCGGTCAAAAGGAAGGGAACGGTTCAGAGTTGAAGGTGGCATTTGGAAGGCTCCTCAAAGGATTGGATCCTGTGAGTTCGGATGGGTGCCCGGAAGCCTTCGAGGAGAATGCCTCTGCAGGGCCAACTCTGGAATGGGGCAAGGAGGGAGGGAAGGGACAAACCCCATCGCCTTTTGAGATCCTGGGGCTTGCCCGAGATTCCGGTCCCAGGGAGGCCGACAGAGGGACGGCAGGGATCAGGCAGGGGGCTGCGGCGATTCCTGAGGCATCTCGGATTCTCGGCCACACTGCCCAGGTAGCCGGGAACCGCGCCTTAGGAGGCGGGAACAGGCGTTTCCCGAGGAGTGGCCCCGGCCGGGATTCATCCGATGGATCGGGAATGCCGGGTGAAAAAGCCGGCGAGAGGATCCTAGCAAGCACCACCCCCGGGTTCAAGCTCCACCCGGTCGCTTCTCAGAAGGCCGGCCAAGGCGGGTCCTTCCTATCCGATCCTCCGGCAGGGAAGTCCGCTCATAGAAGCGGAGGGAACTGGCCTTTCCATAGAAGCGAAAGGGTGACAGGCCTCCAACCGGCCGAGTCGTCCATGCCCGCTGCGACGGGTTCAGGGGGCAGCCGCCCGTCGGCTGTCACGATGGCAGACGGCTTCATGCAGCAGGTCCTGGAGAACCTCAATGTCCGGGGATGGAAGGTAGGCCGGAGGGAAGTCAAGATTCAGCTCCATCCGGAGGAGTTGGGACACCTCCGCATGGAGATCGGTGTCAGAGAACAGCAGGTCGTGGTGAAGATCCATGTAGAGAACCCCTTTGTCAAGGATCTGATCGAGAACAACCTGGGCCAATTGAGAGACGGGCTTCTCGATCAAGGCCTGAAGATGGACGGTTGTTCCGTGACGGTTAGCGAGCATTTCCAGCCTCAATCAGGAGGGGCCGGGGACAACCCGGCCGGGTCCGGAGATCAACCACTCGCAGCGGAGATGGCAGAACCGGAAGAGGGACCTTCACGGCGATCTCTGGGTTCTTATGGGTGGAATCCAGAGGGAGTAAACCTATTCGTGTAGAAGCAGGAGCATAGACCATGATCGTGCAGGATGTGACATACCGTGACCAGGAAGCGGTGGCAGCCACCGGGAGAGGCGAGGTGGGCCGGGATGACTTTCTGAGGCTTCTGTTGACTCAGTTGAGCTACCAGGACCCTCTGAGCCCCATGGACAGCATGGAGTTTACTGCCCAGCTCTCACAGTTCAGCCAGCTCGAGCAGATGCTAGACCTCAACCACAAGCTCGACAGCCTGTTGCTCTACCAGTCTTCCCTGAACAGCTGGCAGGGAGTGGGAATGATAGGGAAAGAGGTCGATGCCGCGGGAGACTGGGTGGAACTGAGCGAGGGGAAGGCCGGAAAGGTTGGCTACAGTCTCGACCAGGATACAAACCGGGTCTCTGTCAGGATTTACGACCCCGGTGGCCGGTTGGTGAGGACACTCGATCTTGGGGCCGAGCACGGAGGCGAGCACCTCATCCAGTGGGACGGGAGGGATGACAACCACGTCCCCCTGCCGGACGGGATCTATGCAATAGAGGTGAGAGCAGGAGCCGGTGAGGAAGCCAGGGCAGTGCCCACCTTCGTGCGGGGAGTGATAACGGGCCTGAGCCTGGAGGGGGACCAGCCCGTGCTTCTTATGGGAAGCCAGGAGGTTCCCTTTGCCGATATCACGGTCGTCAGGGACAATAGCGGGGGCAATCCTACATAGATCATTTCCACAAGGGGGTTAACCATGCTCAGTTCGCTTTATACCGGAATTTCCGGTCTCAGCACGTACGGAAACGCCATGTCGGTCATAGGGAACAACATTGCCAATGTAAACACCACGGGTTTCAAGGCCTCGAGGGTCTCCTTCGCCGACCTTTACAACATGGCCCTGACAAACTCCGCAGTGGGCCAGCTCCAGGTGGGCCGGGGAGTCAGGATGTCGAGCATCGATCAGCTCTTCACCCAGGGTTCCCTCGAGAACACCGGATCGGCCACGGACATGGCTATTCAGGGGGACGGGTTTTTCATAGTGAGTGACGGGTCAGGAACCTACTACACGAGGGCGGGCCACTTCATCTTTGACAGCAACGGCCGCCTCGTCAATCCCGAGGGTTATACGGTCCAGGGCTGGACCCTCAATACTACAACGGGCCTGCCCACCGGGCCGGTCGGGGACCTGACCTTCACGACGACGGCCGTTCCGGCCAGTGCCACGCAGAACTCCTTTGTGGCGGTGAACCTCGATTCCAATTCGACGGCGAACCCCGGAGGAGCCGCCTTTGATCCCACGAGCACGACAACCGCGGAAAACACCTCGAACTACTCTACGAGCTTCGCCGCCTACGATTCCCTGGGTAACTCCCACGTGGTGACCCTCTATTTTCGTAAGACGGCCGCCAACACCTGGAGCTGGTACGGGTGCGTGGACGGAGGGGAGATCACCGGAGGTACGGCCGGACAGCTCGAGATCGAGGCCCAGGGGACACTCTCATTCACCACCAGTGGGGCCCTTGACAACCACACGACAACAGCGTCTGATTTCGACTTCACAGGGGCGGCCCAGAACCAGAGCATCACCTTCGACTTCGGAACCAGCATCACCGGCGAGGGGGGGACCGGCGTCGATGGAACCACCCAGTTCGCCGGAGACTCGACAACATACATGCTCACCCAGGACGGGTATGCCTCCGGTCTTCTCCAGGGGCTCATTGTCGACGATGAGGGGATCATCGTAGGAAGATTCAGCAATGGGCAGACCCAGAACCTTGCCCAGATCGCCCTGGGACGGTTTCCGAGCCCGTGGGGCCTGGAGGCCGTGGGCAGCAACCTTTTCGTTGAGTCGAATGATTCGGGTCAGCCCCTGGTCAATGCACCCGGTACATCCGGACTGGGCAAGATCGCGTCAAATGCCCTGGAGATGTCGAACGTCGACCTGGCCGGTGAGTTTGTCAAAATGATCAGGACCCAACAGGCCTTTACGGCAAACTCCAAGATCATCACCACCACGGATCAGATGCTCACCGAAGTGGTAAACTTGAAGAGATAAAAGCAGGGCTGCTCAAGGGAGATACACCCGAGGGGAATGGGGGATTGGGACCTAGCCCGTTCCCCTTTGGTTTATCTTCTGTCAAAGTGATGACGGTGGCCTGGAGGATTGACAGAAGGGGGGGGGACGGAGGTCCGTGTTTTAGACATAAGTATTTGTAATTACTGTACTTTACGTAGATTCATGCACCCCGGATCCTGGCATATAATTTGCCCTTTTACCACTGCCTGACGCCCTTGTTGAAAGGTTCTTCCCATGGACATTGCGACCTTTTTCGGAGTCTTCTGCGGTTTTGCCCTTGTCATTGTTGCAATCACGAGTGGAGGGGGGATGGCCGCCTTCATAAACATCCCCTCTTTCATGATCGTGGCAGGCGGCACCTTAGGGGCGACTCTTATCAACTACCCCCTCAAGGACGTGCTCAAGGTAGTGGCGATCCTCAAGAATGCGGTTTTTCAGAAGAAGAACACACCGCAGGCATGGATCCCCGTTTTCGTCGACTTTGCCAACAAGGCCAGAAAGGAGGGGGTTCTCTCGCTTGAAGGAACGGTCTCGAAGATGAAGGACCCTTTTCTCAAGAAGGGGATTCAGATGGCCGTCGACGGGCTTGAGCCCCAGAGCATACGGGAGATTCTCGAAACAGAGATAGAGTTCATAAGGGCCCGGCACCGGCTGGGAGTCGACATATTTGCATCGATGGGGGCGTTCGCCCCGGCCATGGGTCTGATCGGGACCCTTATCGGCCTTGTCCAGATGCTCCGATCGATGGAGGACCCGTCCAGCATAGGTCCGGCCATGGCTGTCGCCCTGATAACGACTTTCTACGGGGCAATTATGGCGAACCTCCTCTTTCTCCCCATCTCCGGAAAGCTGAAGACCAGGAGCGAGGAGGAACTCTTCGTGAAGGAACTCATGCTCGAGGGGGTCATGGCCGTAACCAAGGGGGACAACCCGAGAATCGTGGAGCAGAAGCTCCATGCGTTTCTTGCACCGAGGTTGAGGAAGTCCGCCTATGAACGGTGATAGCCGAGATGGACTGTGGAGGAGGTCGAGATGAAGGGGAACTTCGTTGTCCTGATGACGTCCCTGAGCGTCCTGCTTCTCGCATTCTTCATTCTTCTGAACTCGATGGCCGTGATCGACAACCACAAGATCCGGATGGCTCTGGGATCCCTGAGGGGGACCTTCGGGGTCACAAAAGGGGGCATGGGGGGGATGCTCGGAGGCGGGGGGCCTGCCGGCGCCGGCGGTGTCGAAGCATGGAACTATTTGAACCGAATGAACCTCTCTCTCGGGAAGAAAGGAGAGAAACTCGCCGCCCTGGACGAGGTGATCAAAGAAGCAGGTCTTGGAGAAAAGATGGATATCAGCGTGACCCGGGAAGGGACGCGGATTTCCCTGGCCGGCGAGGTTCTCTTCCCCTCGGGCAGCAGCGAACTGACTCCCGAGGGGCGGCTGATTCTCGACAGAGTGGCGGAGGTTATCAGATCCGCCGGTGTGCCCGCCCGGATCGAGGGCCACACCGACAACATCCCGATTCACACGGAGGCTTACAGCTCCAACTGGGAGCTTTCCACTGCACGGGCGGTCAACGTGCTCCGGTATTTCATAGAAGAGAAGGGGATCGCACCCGCGAGACTTTCGGCAGAGGGTTTTGCAGACACACGGCCCAGAGCCCCCAACGACACACCCGAGCATCGTGCAAGGAACAGGCGGGTGAGCTTCGTGCTGCTGGGGACTTTCCTTTAGAGGGGTATGGAGATTGAAGGGGAGAAAAAGAGAGGAGGAGGAGTCAGGTCTCGATCCCAATGCGTGGATGGTCACATTCTCGGACTTGCTGACCCTTCTGCTCACCTTCTTTGTGCTTCTTCTGACTATGTCCTCCATGGACAACAAACGGCTGCGGGAGGCCTTCGGTTTTTTCGGTGGGACAGAGGGTGGACTTGAGACCGAGGGGAAAGGATCGACCACGGAAGTGGCCACCCCTTACGACGTACGATATCCGGGTATGTATGTACTCCCGCCTGGCACGCTCAGATCCGAGGCTTTCCCCGAGATCCGCCTTTCCTGGGGCAAAGGCGAGGGCCGGGCAAAGCCGGTTGCAAGGATGCCCATCCTGAGGGTCGAGCGCGAGCTGAGGAAGGGGATGGAGAGCCTCGGCTTGAACAGAGGCGTAGAGATCAGTAGGGAGGCAGGGGGCCTGGTAGTCCGCTTTTCCGAGGGCGTCCTCTTCGATATCGGGGAGGCTGAGATCGATTTCCAGGGGACCCTGGTACTTGGTAAATGTGGAGAGATCCTCGGCAAGATCCCGAACCGAATCCGGATTGCAGGGCACACAGACGACATCCCCGTGCTGGGTGGACGCTACAAGACCAACTGGGAGCTTTCCACTGCACGGGCGGTCAACGTGCTGAGGTTTTTCACCGAATCCATGGGGCTCGATCCCAAGAGATTCTCCGCCGTGGGCTACGGCAAGTACAGGCCCCTTGTCCCCAACACCAGTCCGGAAAACCGGGCAATGAACCGGAGAGCGGAGATCGCGATTTTATCCAGCCGCCCGGGACAGCCGCTCTGACGGGCGAACCGGTAATGGGGATCCCCTCCCGAGGCGGGGCAGGGAGAACAGGAGAGGGTCTACAGGGAACGAAGTCCGTGCAAGGAGGTTGGCAGTATGGCAGACGAGGAGGTCAAGGAACAAAATTCGGCGTCGCCGGAGAAAAAAAAGGGGAAGGCCAAGCTTATCATAATCCCGGCGGTTCTGCTTTTACTGATGGGAGGTGCCGCCGGAGGGGCTAAGATGGGTCTCCTTCCGATCCCGGGACTGGCCCCCAAGAAGGGCGAACAGGAGAGAGAGCAGCAGGCCGCCAGCAAGAAGCCCGAGCCGGCGATGGGGGTTATCTACCCTATGAAGCCCTTTATCGTAAACCTGGCAGACGAATCGGGCGACCGGTATCTGAAGGTCAAATTCGAATTGGAACTCGACAGCAAGGAGCTGGTACCTGAAATCGAGCAACGGATGCCCCAGCTTACAGACGCGGTGATCATGCTTCTAAGCAGCAGGAGCTACAAGGACCTGGCCAGCTACGAGGGAAAGGACCGGGTGCGCAACGAGCTGATACTCCGGCTGAACAGCTTTCTCGTGACCGGATCTATCAAGAGGATCTTCTTCACCGAATTTGTAATGCAGTGAAAAGACCCCGAACCGGAGGCGATGAACCGGCCGGGTGTCTGGAGCCTTCCTCCGCCACGGAGAGACAGAGTGAGCAAAATCCTTTCACAAGACGAGGTCGACGCCCTTTTAACAGGAATCTCCAAAGGCGATGTGCCTACCGGCACGGACGAACCGAAGGAGACGGGCGAGATCACCCCCTATGACTTCACCAGCCAGGACCGGATCATCCGTGGAAGGATGCCCACCCTGGATATCATAAACCAGCGATTTGTCCGGGGTTTCCGGACCACCTTATCCACACAGCTCAGGAAACTGGTCGACATCGGTGCGGCTTCGACGACGATCATGAAATTCGGGGAATTCCTAAAGACCCTCTTCGTCCCCACCAGTCTCCATATCTTCCGTATGGATCCCATTCGGGGTCAGGCGTTGCTGGTTCTTGAATCCAACCTCGTGTTCTCCCTTATCGACGCTTTTCTCGGCGGAAAGGGGATGATGGACATCAAGATCGAAGGACGGGACTTTACGAACATCGAAAACAGGATCATTCGAAAGGTGGTCGACGCCGCCCTTGCCGACTATGCGAAGGCATGGAACCCCGTATACCCGGTGTCGATCCGGTTCTTGCGGTCTGAGGCCAACCCCCAGTTCGTCGGGATCGTACCATCGGCTGACCTGGTAGTTGTCATCTCTTTTGAGGTTGAGATGGAGTCCTCCGCAGGCAAGCTGATCGTCTGCATTCCGTATGGTTGCCTGGAACCCATCCGCAACCTCCTGCAGGCGGGTTTTCAGAGCGGCCAACCAGAAGTGGATCTGGCGTGGATAGAGAGATTCCGGGGTCGGATAGCTGAGACCCCGGTAATGATATCAGCGGAACTTGGAAGGACGACGATCACGGGAAAGGACCTTCTCGCCCTCGAGGCGGGGGATGTTCTCCTCCTCGACCGAAACACCACGGAAGAATTGGATGTGAGGGTTGAAGGGGTCTTGAAGTTCAGAGGTTATCCCGGAACCTACAGGGGTAACAAAGCAATAAAGGTATCGTCCGTCCTCGCAGGGAGGTCTTGATGGAAAAGGAAGAACAGGCAAAGGCAGAGGGTCAAGCAGCCGAAGCAACCGCAGCCGGCGGCCAGACCGAGAAGAAGCAGCCTCAGGCCGGCAAGGAGCCGCCATCCCAGGGAACCCCGGGGAAGGAGACCGAGGGCAAGGGGAAAAACCTCGACTTCGTCCTTGACATCCCCCTGGAGGTGACCGTTGAGCTGGGCCGGACACGGATGATCATCAACGATCTTCTGCAGTTGGGTCAGGGCTCTGTCATAGAGCTGACAAAACTGGCCGGAGAACCCATGGAAATCCTGGTCAACCAGAAACTGATCGCACGGGGGGAGGTTGTAGTGGTCAACGAAAAGTTCGGCGTTCGGCTCACGGACATCATCAGCCCCATGGAGCGGGTGGAACAACTCCGGTGAAGGAGGGAGCGGTGGAGATCTCGATCCCAGCGGCTGTCGCGGCGTCGAACCTGGCCTTGTCGGGCGCTGAAACAGGGCTCGCAGGATCTTCCAATCTCTTCTCCTCGGCGGTCAGGATGGTTTCGGCCCTTGCCATAACCCTGGGCATCCTCTTTTTTATGGTCTACCTCGTCCGGTGGTTTTTTGCGCGGGGGGGAGCAGCCGTCGATTCCCGAGGGTTGATGCGGGTCATATCCAGAACCTACCTGGGGAACAAACAGAGCCTGGTCCTGGCCGACATAGCAGGCGAAAAGGTAGTCCTCGGTCTCTCTCCCCAGTCCATTACGCTCCTGGCGAAAATCGACTCCAAGGAGAGCCTGGAAAGAATCGCCGGGGTTGAAGGAGATCCCAGCGTGGGGCGGCCCTTTGTCTGGTACCTGGAATCGATCATGGCGAAACGTCTCAAAAGAGAGGAAAGGAACCGTGCCAAGCCGTAGGCTTCCGTGGATCCTCATGGTCGCTCTGATTCTGGCAGGCGTCTTGGCCCTCGTCAGAGTGGGGAGGTCAGAGCCCCTCTCGATCCCACCGATCCACATCGAAGTCGGAAACGGAGACAGGGTCGAAGAGATGACCGTGGGCATGAAGATCCTCTTTCTTCTCACGGTCCTCAGCCTGGCTCCGGCGATTCTGGTCATGGTCACATCGTTTACGAGGATCGTGGTGGTTCTCTCCTTGCTCCGCCAGGCCCTCGGTCTCCATTCCATGCCCCCGAACCAGGTTATCGTAGGACTGGCTCTTTTCCTCACCTTCTTTGTCATGTCTCCGGTGTGGAACCAGGTGAACCACGAAGCCCTCCAACCTTACCTGGCCAAAGAGATATCGGAAAAGGAGGCCATGAAAAAGGCCCTGACCCCCATTCGCGCCTTTATGTTGAAGCAGACAAGGGAGAAGGATCTGAAACTCTTTCTGGATATTTCCAAGGGAGAGCGGCCTCGGAACCTCTCGGATGTTCCCACGATGGTCATCGTACCGGCCTTCGTGACGAGTGAGTTGAAGACGGCTTTCCAGATCGGCTTTTTCATTTACATTCCCTTCATGATCCTGGATATGGTGGTGGCGAGCGTCCTGCTCTCGATGGGTATGCTCATGCTTCCACCCATGATGATAGTCCTCCCTTTCAAGTTGCTTCTCTTCGTACTCGTGGACGGCTGGTATCTCTTGATCGGGTCCCTTGTAAAGAGTTTCGGGTGAAACAGAGGAGGTCTGTATGACACCGGAATACGTAATCGGTTTTGGGCGGCACGCAGTCGAGATAACCCTGCTGGTGGCAGCTCCCATGCTCGGCCTGGGATTGCTGGTGGGCGTCATGGTAAGCCTATTCCAGGCGGTGACCCAGATTCAAGAGATGACTCTGACATTTGTCCCGAAAATCGTGGCGGTCATGGTGGCCATCGTGGTCTTCTCGCCCTGGATGATCCGGATGATGGTGGCATTTACGGCCAGGGTCCTCATGGATATCCCTCTCTATGCCAAGTAGGGGAACCTCCGATTTGTCCGGGGCCCTTGGATGGCTCAAGCCGTCAACCCATTTGCGGGAGGAGGAGGAGGACGTTCGATCGCTTCGCTTGTTCGATCACCGCCGTTCGTTCGAATGGTCAAAAGCCGCGATTTTTGCACGGGTCTGCTTTTGTCGCAGTTTCAAGTGTGGTTTGACGGTTCGAACGGCACGAACGATTCGAGCGTTTTGAAACCTTCAGTACTAGAGGAACACATGTTCGAATTACCCCTGTTTCAGGTTGAAAATTTTGTATTTGTCCTGGTAAGGGTCTCCTCTATTTTTGTCGCTGCCCCGGTTCTCAGCAGTCGCGCCCTCCCCGTCCAACTCAAGGTAGGGCTCGTCCTGTTTCTCACCTTTGCCATGCTTCCCTCGGCCAGGGTGGTCCCCTCAGACTTTCCCGGGAGTCTCCCCCTCCTGGTCATGGGACTCGGTTCTGAGATTCTCCTGGGCGTCGCCATCGGCCTGATGGCGAGGTTGATGCTGGCGACGGTACAGATCATGGGCCAGATGGTGGGGTTTCAGATGGGTTTCGGAATCGCCATGGTGATCGATCCTGCCACCATGGAGCAGCAGGGAGTGATTGCGAGTTTTCTTTCAATGTTCGCAACGCTGATCTTTCTCGTCACCAACGGGCACCATCTCTTCTTTCGGGCCCTTGCGGAAAGCTTCCGTGTGCTGGCCCCTTTTGGGTTCTCGGCCTCTCAGGGATTCGTGGACACTCTGGCTCGGACTTTTCAGAATGTCTTTGTGGTCGCCTTCAGGATGGGTGCACCCATCTTCGCCATCCTGCTCTTTGTATACACCGGTCTGGGCATAATCGCCAGGACTGTCCCGCAGATCAACATCTTTGTGGTCGGATTTCCCCTGACCATCTCCATCGGCCTTGTGGCACTGGGTTTGGTCCTTCCCTATCTCGTCGTTATCGTCAGGGGGATCTTCGGCCAGCTCGGACACGACATAGTGCTTCTTCTGAGAACCATGTGAAGGGAAAAGGATGCCCGATCAGGAGAGAACAGAACGCCCCACCGGCAAGAGAAGACAGGAGACACGACAGAAGGGCCGGGTAGCCAAGAGCCGGGAGGTGAGCAGCTACCTCGTTCTCATGGGTGGGATTGTGATCCTTTATTTTGCCGGATCTTACATGGTGAGGGAGTTGGCTCTCTTCATGAAGACAACCCTTGTCCAGGCGGCCAGCACCCGGATCGAAGGGGACGATGTGGCAGCCACGGTCTGGAGGACCGTAACCATCCTGGCCAAGGTCATGGCTCCTTTTCTGGTGGCTGTCTGCACGGGAGCCGTATTGGGAAACCTCATACAGGTGGGGTTTCTCTTCTCATGGGAGCCCCTTACTCCCAAACTCTCGAAGTTGAACCCCCTTGAAGGGGTGCGGCGCCTCGTATCTGTCGGATCTCTGACCGAACTCGTCAAGTTCATGGCCAAGCTCCTCCTTGTGGGAGCAGTGGTCTACGGGGCGATCAGGAAGGAGATACCCTCGGTCATGCCGCTTGCCGACCAATCGATTCCGATGATCGGCGCCTACATCTGCAAGACCATCTGTAAGATCATGCTCCGCACCAGTTGGGTTCTACTGGCCCTGGCCGTACTGGACTATGCGTACCAACGCTGGGAGTTCGAAAAAAGCATCAAGATGACAAAACAGGAAGTTAAGGACGAATACAAACAGAGTGAAGGGGACCCGTTGGTCAAGTCGAGGATTCGCCGGGTCCAGAGGGAGTGGGCCAGACGCCGAATGATGGAGGCGGTTCCTGAGGCCGACGTGGTAATAACCAACCCCCTCGAGCTGGCCGTCGCCGTCGCGTATAGGAACGAGACCATGGCCGCCCCCCGGGTCTTGGCAAAAGGGGCGGGCGCCGTGGCCGAAAGGATCCGGCAGATCG
The genomic region above belongs to Deltaproteobacteria bacterium and contains:
- a CDS encoding flagellar hook-length control protein FliK → MGLEGGEGPLGSLRCLRAVAEVLPATIRGNPGQKEGNGSELKVAFGRLLKGLDPVSSDGCPEAFEENASAGPTLEWGKEGGKGQTPSPFEILGLARDSGPREADRGTAGIRQGAAAIPEASRILGHTAQVAGNRALGGGNRRFPRSGPGRDSSDGSGMPGEKAGERILASTTPGFKLHPVASQKAGQGGSFLSDPPAGKSAHRSGGNWPFHRSERVTGLQPAESSMPAATGSGGSRPSAVTMADGFMQQVLENLNVRGWKVGRREVKIQLHPEELGHLRMEIGVREQQVVVKIHVENPFVKDLIENNLGQLRDGLLDQGLKMDGCSVTVSEHFQPQSGGAGDNPAGSGDQPLAAEMAEPEEGPSRRSLGSYGWNPEGVNLFV
- a CDS encoding flagellar hook assembly protein FlgD, with protein sequence MIVQDVTYRDQEAVAATGRGEVGRDDFLRLLLTQLSYQDPLSPMDSMEFTAQLSQFSQLEQMLDLNHKLDSLLLYQSSLNSWQGVGMIGKEVDAAGDWVELSEGKAGKVGYSLDQDTNRVSVRIYDPGGRLVRTLDLGAEHGGEHLIQWDGRDDNHVPLPDGIYAIEVRAGAGEEARAVPTFVRGVITGLSLEGDQPVLLMGSQEVPFADITVVRDNSGGNPT
- a CDS encoding flagellar hook protein FlgE, which produces MLSSLYTGISGLSTYGNAMSVIGNNIANVNTTGFKASRVSFADLYNMALTNSAVGQLQVGRGVRMSSIDQLFTQGSLENTGSATDMAIQGDGFFIVSDGSGTYYTRAGHFIFDSNGRLVNPEGYTVQGWTLNTTTGLPTGPVGDLTFTTTAVPASATQNSFVAVNLDSNSTANPGGAAFDPTSTTTAENTSNYSTSFAAYDSLGNSHVVTLYFRKTAANTWSWYGCVDGGEITGGTAGQLEIEAQGTLSFTTSGALDNHTTTASDFDFTGAAQNQSITFDFGTSITGEGGTGVDGTTQFAGDSTTYMLTQDGYASGLLQGLIVDDEGIIVGRFSNGQTQNLAQIALGRFPSPWGLEAVGSNLFVESNDSGQPLVNAPGTSGLGKIASNALEMSNVDLAGEFVKMIRTQQAFTANSKIITTTDQMLTEVVNLKR
- a CDS encoding MotA/TolQ/ExbB proton channel family protein, yielding MDIATFFGVFCGFALVIVAITSGGGMAAFINIPSFMIVAGGTLGATLINYPLKDVLKVVAILKNAVFQKKNTPQAWIPVFVDFANKARKEGVLSLEGTVSKMKDPFLKKGIQMAVDGLEPQSIREILETEIEFIRARHRLGVDIFASMGAFAPAMGLIGTLIGLVQMLRSMEDPSSIGPAMAVALITTFYGAIMANLLFLPISGKLKTRSEEELFVKELMLEGVMAVTKGDNPRIVEQKLHAFLAPRLRKSAYER
- a CDS encoding flagellar motor protein MotB, producing the protein MKGNFVVLMTSLSVLLLAFFILLNSMAVIDNHKIRMALGSLRGTFGVTKGGMGGMLGGGGPAGAGGVEAWNYLNRMNLSLGKKGEKLAALDEVIKEAGLGEKMDISVTREGTRISLAGEVLFPSGSSELTPEGRLILDRVAEVIRSAGVPARIEGHTDNIPIHTEAYSSNWELSTARAVNVLRYFIEEKGIAPARLSAEGFADTRPRAPNDTPEHRARNRRVSFVLLGTFL
- a CDS encoding OmpA family protein is translated as MKGRKREEEESGLDPNAWMVTFSDLLTLLLTFFVLLLTMSSMDNKRLREAFGFFGGTEGGLETEGKGSTTEVATPYDVRYPGMYVLPPGTLRSEAFPEIRLSWGKGEGRAKPVARMPILRVERELRKGMESLGLNRGVEISREAGGLVVRFSEGVLFDIGEAEIDFQGTLVLGKCGEILGKIPNRIRIAGHTDDIPVLGGRYKTNWELSTARAVNVLRFFTESMGLDPKRFSAVGYGKYRPLVPNTSPENRAMNRRAEIAILSSRPGQPL
- a CDS encoding flagellar basal body-associated FliL family protein → MADEEVKEQNSASPEKKKGKAKLIIIPAVLLLLMGGAAGGAKMGLLPIPGLAPKKGEQEREQQAASKKPEPAMGVIYPMKPFIVNLADESGDRYLKVKFELELDSKELVPEIEQRMPQLTDAVIMLLSSRSYKDLASYEGKDRVRNELILRLNSFLVTGSIKRIFFTEFVMQ
- the fliM gene encoding flagellar motor switch protein FliM; this translates as MSKILSQDEVDALLTGISKGDVPTGTDEPKETGEITPYDFTSQDRIIRGRMPTLDIINQRFVRGFRTTLSTQLRKLVDIGAASTTIMKFGEFLKTLFVPTSLHIFRMDPIRGQALLVLESNLVFSLIDAFLGGKGMMDIKIEGRDFTNIENRIIRKVVDAALADYAKAWNPVYPVSIRFLRSEANPQFVGIVPSADLVVVISFEVEMESSAGKLIVCIPYGCLEPIRNLLQAGFQSGQPEVDLAWIERFRGRIAETPVMISAELGRTTITGKDLLALEAGDVLLLDRNTTEELDVRVEGVLKFRGYPGTYRGNKAIKVSSVLAGRS
- the fliN gene encoding flagellar motor switch protein FliN, yielding MEKEEQAKAEGQAAEATAAGGQTEKKQPQAGKEPPSQGTPGKETEGKGKNLDFVLDIPLEVTVELGRTRMIINDLLQLGQGSVIELTKLAGEPMEILVNQKLIARGEVVVVNEKFGVRLTDIISPMERVEQLR
- the fliO gene encoding flagellar biosynthetic protein FliO, with translation MEISIPAAVAASNLALSGAETGLAGSSNLFSSAVRMVSALAITLGILFFMVYLVRWFFARGGAAVDSRGLMRVISRTYLGNKQSLVLADIAGEKVVLGLSPQSITLLAKIDSKESLERIAGVEGDPSVGRPFVWYLESIMAKRLKREERNRAKP
- the fliP gene encoding flagellar type III secretion system pore protein FliP (The bacterial flagellar biogenesis protein FliP forms a type III secretion system (T3SS)-type pore required for flagellar assembly.), giving the protein MVALILAGVLALVRVGRSEPLSIPPIHIEVGNGDRVEEMTVGMKILFLLTVLSLAPAILVMVTSFTRIVVVLSLLRQALGLHSMPPNQVIVGLALFLTFFVMSPVWNQVNHEALQPYLAKEISEKEAMKKALTPIRAFMLKQTREKDLKLFLDISKGERPRNLSDVPTMVIVPAFVTSELKTAFQIGFFIYIPFMILDMVVASVLLSMGMLMLPPMMIVLPFKLLLFVLVDGWYLLIGSLVKSFG
- the fliQ gene encoding flagellar biosynthesis protein FliQ; this encodes MTPEYVIGFGRHAVEITLLVAAPMLGLGLLVGVMVSLFQAVTQIQEMTLTFVPKIVAVMVAIVVFSPWMIRMMVAFTARVLMDIPLYAK